One window of the Rufibacter radiotolerans genome contains the following:
- a CDS encoding CvpA family protein codes for MTTFDLFLLLPLAYGAFKGYFKGLVLEIASLATLVILTVFGMKLVGLLTPPIHEWLGDNAGFLPFVPYLLVFIGIGLAVRAFGMVVKKGVHLTPFGVLDNLIGAGIGAGKWAFAICLLVYFANATGLDTSLQIVKESDVYPFYLNAAPGAWAFVQWIIPFGREALEAFA; via the coding sequence GTGACCACCTTTGACCTTTTTCTGCTGTTGCCGCTGGCCTACGGGGCCTTCAAGGGATATTTCAAGGGCCTGGTGCTGGAGATTGCCTCTTTGGCCACCCTCGTGATCCTCACGGTCTTCGGGATGAAGCTGGTAGGGCTCCTGACGCCGCCTATCCATGAGTGGCTGGGCGACAACGCCGGGTTCCTCCCGTTTGTGCCGTACCTGCTGGTGTTCATTGGCATAGGGTTGGCGGTGCGCGCGTTTGGCATGGTGGTCAAGAAAGGGGTGCACCTAACGCCTTTCGGGGTGCTGGACAACCTGATAGGCGCGGGTATTGGCGCCGGAAAATGGGCCTTTGCCATCTGCCTGCTGGTGTACTTCGCCAATGCCACCGGGCTGGACACCTCGCTGCAGATAGTGAAGGAGTCTGATGTGTACCCGTTTTACCTGAATGCCGCCCCCGGGGCTTGGGCCTTTGTGCAGTGGATCATTCCCTTCGGCCGTGAGGCCCTGGAAGCCTTTGCGTAA
- a CDS encoding GatB/YqeY domain-containing protein produces the protein MSLKEKVETGIKQAMLAKDKTRLQALRAIKSQILLAETEKGGVDALAPDTELKLLTKAAKQRRESAEVYRTQSRPDLEEVELAELAVIEEFLPQQMDEGDLRERLVEIIQRVGALGPSDMGKVMGVASRELAGQADGRAISNAVSALLNNPNA, from the coding sequence ATGAGCCTGAAAGAAAAAGTAGAAACCGGAATCAAGCAAGCCATGCTGGCCAAAGATAAAACCCGCCTGCAAGCCCTGCGCGCCATCAAATCACAGATTCTATTAGCCGAAACCGAGAAAGGCGGCGTGGACGCCCTGGCCCCGGATACCGAACTGAAACTTCTGACCAAAGCCGCCAAGCAGCGCCGCGAGTCGGCTGAGGTGTACCGCACTCAGTCCCGGCCCGACCTGGAAGAAGTGGAACTGGCTGAGCTGGCCGTGATTGAGGAGTTCCTGCCCCAGCAGATGGACGAGGGAGACCTGCGCGAGCGTCTGGTAGAGATTATTCAGCGCGTGGGCGCTTTGGGGCCTTCAGACATGGGCAAGGTGATGGGCGTGGCTTCACGGGAGCTGGCCGGCCAAGCCGATGGCAGAGCCATTTCCAACGCCGTGAGCGCGCTCTTGAATAACCCTAACGCCTAG
- a CDS encoding pyridoxine 5'-phosphate synthase gives MTKLSVNINKIATLRNARGGNRPNVVQTALDCERFGAQGITVHPRPDERHIRFQDVYDLKAVVTTEFNIEGNPTPDFIKLVLAVKPEQVTLVPDAPDAITSNAGWDTIKHKDFLVDVIAQFKAEGIRTSIFVDPVEAQVEGAAHTGTDRIELYTEAYAHNYHTNREAAVKPYAQAARLAQQLNLGLNAGHDLDLDNLRYLKEQLPNLAEVSIGHALICDALYFGLENTIQLYLRQLNY, from the coding sequence ATGACCAAACTCAGCGTAAATATAAATAAAATAGCCACGTTGCGGAATGCGCGCGGTGGCAATAGACCAAATGTGGTGCAAACCGCCTTGGACTGCGAGCGGTTCGGGGCGCAGGGCATCACGGTGCACCCCCGCCCAGACGAGCGCCACATCCGGTTTCAGGATGTATACGACTTAAAGGCCGTGGTGACTACCGAGTTCAACATTGAGGGAAACCCCACCCCCGACTTCATCAAGCTAGTGCTGGCCGTGAAGCCCGAGCAGGTGACCCTGGTGCCCGATGCCCCCGATGCCATCACCTCCAATGCCGGCTGGGATACAATCAAGCACAAAGACTTTTTGGTAGACGTGATTGCCCAATTCAAGGCCGAAGGCATACGCACCTCCATCTTCGTGGACCCTGTAGAGGCCCAGGTAGAAGGCGCCGCCCACACCGGCACCGACCGCATTGAGCTCTACACCGAGGCGTACGCCCACAACTACCACACTAACCGCGAAGCAGCCGTGAAGCCCTACGCCCAGGCCGCCCGCCTGGCCCAGCAGCTGAACCTGGGCCTGAACGCCGGCCATGATCTGGACCTGGACAACTTGCGCTACCTCAAAGAACAACTGCCTAACCTGGCCGAGGTTTCCATTGGCCATGCCCTGATCTGTGACGCTTTGTATTTCGGGCTGGAAAACACCATCCAGCTGTACCTGCGCCAACTCAACTACTAA
- a CDS encoding alpha/beta fold hydrolase: protein MELNYKTLGQGQPLLILHGLFGTLDNWQTLGKQFSENFQVFLIDLRNHGRSPHSDEFSYQLMSDDLLEFIQQHQLKEALIIGHSMGGKVAMNFALQHPDQLSKLLVADIAPKHYPPHHDDIIAGFRSIDLNAIQSRQDADTKLAEMVPDLGTRMFLLKNLYRKEDNTFGWRLNLDAIEKNLDQVLSTIESTTPFTKPVLFLRGANSRYIKPDQDLAPIKALFPAAEIKTIENAGHWLHAEQPEEFYRIAMEFLQA, encoded by the coding sequence ATGGAATTAAACTATAAAACCTTAGGTCAGGGCCAACCGCTTCTTATCCTGCACGGCCTGTTTGGCACGTTAGACAACTGGCAGACTTTGGGCAAGCAGTTCTCTGAGAACTTCCAGGTGTTTCTGATTGATTTGCGCAACCACGGCCGCTCCCCGCACTCAGACGAGTTCAGCTACCAGCTCATGTCTGATGACCTGCTGGAATTCATTCAGCAGCACCAGTTAAAAGAAGCGTTGATCATTGGCCACTCCATGGGCGGAAAGGTAGCCATGAACTTCGCGCTGCAACACCCAGACCAGCTTTCCAAACTGCTGGTCGCCGACATAGCCCCTAAACACTACCCGCCGCACCATGACGATATCATTGCCGGCTTTAGGTCTATTGACCTGAACGCCATCCAGAGCCGCCAAGACGCTGATACCAAGCTGGCTGAGATGGTACCGGACCTGGGCACACGTATGTTCCTTCTCAAAAACCTGTACCGCAAAGAAGACAACACCTTCGGCTGGCGCCTGAATCTGGATGCCATTGAAAAGAACCTGGACCAGGTATTGAGCACCATTGAATCTACCACCCCGTTCACCAAGCCAGTGCTGTTCCTGCGCGGCGCCAATTCCCGCTACATTAAACCTGATCAGGACCTGGCCCCTATAAAGGCGTTGTTCCCGGCCGCGGAGATCAAAACCATAGAGAACGCCGGCCACTGGCTCCACGCTGAGCAACCCGAGGAGTTCTACCGTATAGCCATGGAGTTTCTGCAGGCGTAG
- a CDS encoding SAM-dependent methyltransferase, with amino-acid sequence MSTSAKGTLFLIPTVLAEDTAQQVICQQVAEVTAQLKYFLVENARTARRYIKSIAPSQTIEELQITVIDKNSSDAELTAALKPLLAGQDAGVISEAGCPGVADPGAELARLAHQHGVKVVPLVGPSAILMGLMASGFNGQSFAFHGYLPIEKRDRIGALKNLEKEMALKDQTQIFMETPYRNRQMIEDLLQNLNKDTKLCIAANITGPTEFIKTLRVADWKGKVPDLHKQPAVFLIYKR; translated from the coding sequence ATGAGCACATCGGCCAAAGGCACGCTTTTTCTAATCCCCACGGTACTGGCCGAGGACACGGCCCAGCAGGTGATCTGCCAGCAGGTGGCCGAGGTCACGGCGCAGCTCAAATACTTTCTGGTGGAGAATGCCCGCACGGCCCGGCGCTACATCAAATCCATTGCACCCAGCCAGACCATAGAAGAGTTGCAGATCACGGTCATTGACAAGAACTCCTCAGATGCCGAACTCACCGCGGCCCTTAAACCGCTTTTGGCGGGGCAGGACGCCGGTGTTATCTCTGAGGCGGGTTGTCCCGGCGTGGCAGACCCCGGGGCCGAGCTAGCGCGCCTAGCGCACCAGCATGGGGTGAAGGTGGTGCCCTTGGTAGGTCCTTCGGCGATTTTGATGGGTTTGATGGCCTCTGGGTTCAACGGGCAGTCGTTTGCGTTCCACGGCTACCTGCCTATTGAGAAGCGTGACCGCATTGGGGCCTTGAAGAACCTGGAGAAAGAGATGGCCCTCAAAGACCAGACGCAGATTTTCATGGAGACGCCTTACCGCAACAGGCAGATGATAGAGGACCTGCTGCAGAATCTGAACAAAGACACCAAACTCTGCATTGCCGCCAACATTACGGGCCCCACGGAGTTCATTAAAACCCTGCGCGTGGCAGATTGGAAAGGCAAAGTGCCTGACCTGCATAAGCAGCCGGCCGTGTTCCTGATCTATAAGCGGTAA
- a CDS encoding murein hydrolase activator EnvC family protein, whose translation MVGFYSADAQQKKTTRTPSKTTSKTKKAPVKSKAQLEREKNANLKRIQEANRILAQTAQKKQASLGQLNVIKEKITVQKGVIKNISSEIVYLNKDLRTTEEKVADTQMDLERLKKEYARLIYAASKTANSYNKLMFLFASDSFNQMMRRMRYLRQYTEARKEQAAAIEATQQNLSQHLNTLTSQKKQKKSLLNVQLSENKNLLSMHDQQDQVIQQLSMQEQTLKQEVEQREQAVRQLDRLIANIVREEIARAARAAEAAAKARAAREAAAAAAAAAAGKPAPAPSTAKAPVKTSTSRVTLTPEGEIVSSNFAGNKGRFAWPVERGFISQRFGRQAHPVLKGVYVQNNGVNIQTGANEKVRAIFGGKVLTIQTIPGMNNIVMVQHGEYFTIYAKLRTVNVTEGQEISAKQTIGSVYTDAEGTSELQFQIWKNQANLNPEGWLIRK comes from the coding sequence TTGGTTGGTTTCTATTCTGCCGATGCGCAGCAAAAGAAGACCACCCGTACCCCTTCCAAAACCACTTCAAAGACAAAAAAGGCGCCGGTAAAAAGCAAAGCGCAGCTGGAGCGGGAGAAAAACGCCAACCTGAAACGTATTCAGGAGGCTAACCGCATTCTGGCACAGACCGCCCAGAAAAAGCAGGCCTCTTTGGGCCAGCTGAACGTGATCAAAGAAAAAATCACGGTGCAGAAGGGCGTCATCAAAAACATTTCCTCAGAGATTGTCTACCTCAACAAAGACCTTAGAACCACAGAGGAGAAAGTAGCCGATACCCAAATGGATCTGGAGCGGCTCAAAAAGGAGTACGCCCGCCTGATTTATGCCGCCTCCAAAACGGCCAACAGCTACAACAAACTCATGTTCCTGTTCGCGTCAGATTCCTTTAACCAGATGATGCGGCGCATGCGCTACCTGCGGCAGTACACTGAGGCCCGCAAGGAGCAGGCGGCCGCCATTGAAGCCACCCAGCAGAACCTGAGCCAGCACCTCAATACCCTCACCTCCCAGAAAAAGCAAAAGAAAAGCCTGCTCAACGTGCAGCTCAGCGAGAATAAGAACCTGCTTTCCATGCATGACCAGCAAGACCAGGTCATTCAACAACTGAGCATGCAGGAGCAGACCTTGAAGCAGGAAGTGGAGCAGCGCGAGCAGGCCGTAAGGCAATTGGATAGGTTGATCGCTAACATTGTGCGGGAGGAGATTGCCCGGGCTGCCCGTGCCGCCGAGGCCGCCGCCAAAGCCAGGGCCGCCCGTGAAGCCGCCGCCGCGGCAGCGGCTGCCGCAGCCGGTAAACCCGCCCCAGCCCCAAGCACCGCCAAAGCCCCCGTAAAAACCAGCACCAGCCGGGTAACCCTTACCCCGGAGGGAGAGATTGTCTCCTCCAACTTCGCAGGGAACAAAGGTCGCTTTGCCTGGCCAGTAGAGCGGGGCTTTATCTCGCAGCGCTTCGGGCGGCAGGCCCACCCGGTATTGAAAGGCGTGTATGTGCAGAACAACGGCGTCAATATCCAGACAGGGGCCAACGAAAAGGTAAGGGCCATTTTTGGCGGAAAAGTACTCACCATCCAGACCATACCCGGGATGAACAACATTGTGATGGTGCAGCACGGCGAGTACTTCACTATCTATGCCAAGCTACGCACCGTAAATGTGACCGAGGGCCAGGAAATCAGTGCCAAGCAAACCATTGGCAGTGTGTACACAGACGCCGAGGGCACCTCTGAGCTCCAGTTCCAGATCTGGAAAAACCAGGCCAACCTCAACCCAGAGGGCTGGCTGATCCGGAAATAA
- a CDS encoding DUF4292 domain-containing protein, producing the protein MSRSRYVCALGLSLLVLIGCQKKMVPGASGAIAPENMNNINVVNTDYTYLTAKGKLQSEHSNLSANLTIRMKKNEVIWASVQAFGFEAARLKVTPDSVYIVNRLKEEYLIGSYEVLRQRYNVDVDFNTLQEILIGNFVPGEADKVKLEQDGPMQHVRTLRTNLQLDQFVDTTRFKLKRAEVRNLQNKDYMSVDYQDFEDVNGKPFAMALLLSIQQPEGNSAKTSVVAVKHRQVSTSETSLDFPFSVPSNHERK; encoded by the coding sequence ATGAGTAGGAGCAGATACGTATGCGCGTTAGGGTTAAGTTTATTGGTGTTGATAGGTTGTCAAAAGAAGATGGTGCCGGGTGCCTCTGGGGCCATTGCGCCGGAAAACATGAACAACATCAACGTGGTCAACACAGACTACACCTATTTAACGGCAAAAGGTAAGCTGCAGAGCGAGCACAGCAATCTAAGTGCAAACCTCACCATACGTATGAAGAAAAACGAGGTCATCTGGGCCTCGGTTCAGGCCTTCGGTTTTGAGGCCGCCCGTCTTAAAGTCACGCCAGACTCAGTATACATTGTTAATAGACTGAAGGAAGAGTATCTGATAGGCTCCTATGAGGTGCTGCGACAGCGCTACAACGTAGACGTAGATTTCAACACGCTGCAGGAAATCCTGATCGGGAATTTTGTACCAGGAGAGGCAGACAAGGTAAAGCTGGAACAGGACGGCCCCATGCAGCACGTACGCACCCTGCGCACCAACCTGCAGTTGGACCAGTTTGTAGACACCACCCGCTTTAAGCTCAAACGCGCCGAGGTGCGCAACCTGCAGAACAAAGACTACATGTCTGTGGATTACCAGGATTTTGAAGACGTGAACGGCAAGCCTTTTGCCATGGCGCTGCTGCTTTCCATTCAGCAGCCAGAGGGGAACTCGGCCAAAACATCAGTGGTGGCGGTGAAGCACCGGCAGGTTTCCACGTCTGAAACTTCCCTGGATTTTCCTTTTTCTGTACCTTCGAACCATGAACGTAAATAG
- a CDS encoding tetratricopeptide repeat protein, producing MWKRGLTVVAALCGLVVAGEKSYAQSERKKEKSTVTSAAPSPALSPQEQQLSESYFLEGMKFFVLEEYNKALDRFQRAYAISPDNAGVNYKLAETSLLLGSARGALPFAKAAVELEPKNPYYHLLLAQIYTNQQQIDEAIKVYARLTQELPNTQQYLFNLTDLYLAKNRLDDALRTLNQIEESYGMVEEISFKKQQIYLKQNNLDKALKEGENLIKSNPEEIRYLLAQAEILAANKRVPDAVKVAEQALKVDPQNAYGRLMLADLLQQQGKTAEADTQLELAFKNPALNIDAKVKILVDYIRRLPNEKVAGQAIKLADLTTKAHPQEAKAFAVAGDIYVNTDKKLPARDHYLKAVALDPGHYKIWQQIVFLDGEMNQNDSLIAHSERALEFFPNQPIFWFYNGTAHLITKNYTKAVKSLEYGRRLAGNNADLQLQFNLQLGDAYHSLQQFEQSDQAYENVLSIDPKNPHALNNYSYFLSLRGQNLVKAKAMAGSLVAQYPDNATYLDTYAWVLYKMKEYQEAKRLLEKAVAVSSDAAIIEHYGDVLYQLGQRDLALKQWVRANQVGGASEGISKKIKDKRLYE from the coding sequence ATGTGGAAGAGAGGACTCACGGTAGTGGCCGCTTTGTGCGGGTTGGTGGTAGCGGGAGAAAAAAGCTATGCCCAGTCTGAGCGTAAGAAGGAGAAAAGCACAGTCACCTCGGCTGCGCCTTCCCCTGCGTTAAGCCCGCAAGAGCAGCAGCTAAGTGAGTCCTATTTTCTGGAAGGCATGAAGTTCTTTGTGCTGGAGGAATATAACAAGGCCCTGGACCGGTTCCAGCGCGCCTATGCCATCAGTCCAGACAACGCCGGGGTCAACTACAAGCTAGCTGAAACCAGTCTGCTGCTGGGCAGTGCCCGCGGGGCCCTTCCCTTTGCCAAAGCCGCGGTAGAGCTGGAACCCAAGAACCCGTATTACCACCTGCTGCTGGCCCAGATCTACACCAACCAACAGCAGATTGATGAGGCCATAAAGGTGTACGCCCGCCTCACCCAGGAACTGCCCAACACCCAACAATACCTCTTCAACCTCACCGACCTGTACCTGGCCAAGAACCGCCTGGACGATGCCTTGCGTACGCTCAACCAGATTGAGGAAAGCTACGGCATGGTAGAGGAAATCTCCTTCAAAAAGCAACAGATCTACCTTAAGCAGAACAACCTGGACAAGGCCCTGAAGGAAGGGGAGAACCTCATCAAATCCAACCCAGAGGAAATACGCTACCTGCTGGCGCAGGCCGAGATTCTGGCCGCTAATAAACGCGTGCCAGATGCGGTGAAAGTAGCCGAACAGGCGCTCAAGGTAGATCCGCAGAATGCCTATGGCCGGCTTATGCTGGCAGATTTGCTCCAACAACAGGGCAAGACAGCAGAGGCCGACACCCAACTGGAACTGGCGTTTAAGAACCCGGCCCTGAACATTGACGCCAAGGTGAAGATTCTGGTGGACTACATCCGGCGGCTGCCAAATGAAAAAGTAGCGGGCCAGGCCATTAAGCTGGCCGACCTCACCACCAAGGCCCACCCCCAGGAAGCCAAGGCATTCGCCGTGGCCGGCGATATCTATGTGAACACAGATAAGAAACTGCCTGCCCGTGACCATTACCTGAAAGCGGTGGCCCTGGACCCGGGGCATTACAAGATCTGGCAGCAGATTGTCTTCCTGGACGGGGAGATGAACCAGAATGATTCCCTCATTGCCCATTCAGAGCGCGCGCTGGAGTTCTTCCCTAACCAACCTATTTTCTGGTTCTACAACGGCACGGCCCACCTCATCACCAAGAATTACACTAAGGCCGTTAAGTCTTTGGAGTATGGCCGGCGCCTGGCTGGTAACAACGCCGACCTGCAGTTGCAGTTCAACCTGCAGTTAGGCGATGCTTACCATTCTCTGCAGCAGTTTGAGCAGTCTGACCAGGCGTATGAGAACGTGCTGTCCATAGACCCCAAGAACCCGCACGCGCTTAACAACTACAGTTACTTTTTGTCCCTTAGGGGGCAGAACCTGGTAAAGGCCAAGGCCATGGCTGGTTCATTGGTGGCGCAGTATCCAGACAATGCCACGTACTTAGATACCTATGCGTGGGTGTTATATAAAATGAAAGAGTACCAGGAGGCAAAGCGCCTGCTGGAAAAAGCGGTGGCTGTTTCATCAGATGCCGCTATTATTGAGCACTACGGGGACGTACTTTACCAATTGGGCCAGCGTGATCTGGCGCTCAAGCAGTGGGTGCGGGCCAACCAGGTAGGCGGTGCCTCAGAGGGCATCAGCAAGAAGATAAAAGACAAGAGACTATATGAGTAG
- a CDS encoding sugar phosphate nucleotidyltransferase produces the protein MRIIVPMAGMGKRMRPHTLTVPKPLIPIAGKPIVQRLVEDIAKVCQEPIEEVAFIIGNFGEEVEARLLKIAESVGAKGSIHYQDEPLGTAHAILCAKDALRGNVVVAFADTLFKADFTLDTSAEGTIWVQKVEDPRPFGVVKLNEQGQITEFVEKPQDFVSDLAIIGIYYFKDGEYLRDELQYLLDHDIKDKGEYQLTNALENMKSKGSVFIPGPISEWLDCGNKDATVFTNQRYLEYIQDEEGLVSKSAKITNSVVIPPVYIGENVVLHNSVVGPHVSIGNNTQVNGSVVSNSIVQENSKINHAHIANSMLGNFVVYEGIPTDLSLGDYNVLRG, from the coding sequence ATGAGAATTATTGTACCAATGGCCGGCATGGGCAAACGCATGCGTCCCCACACCCTTACTGTTCCTAAGCCGCTTATTCCCATTGCGGGCAAACCCATTGTGCAGCGTTTGGTGGAAGACATTGCCAAGGTGTGCCAGGAGCCCATTGAAGAGGTGGCCTTTATCATAGGCAACTTCGGGGAGGAAGTAGAGGCACGCCTGCTCAAGATTGCCGAGTCTGTTGGGGCAAAAGGTTCTATCCATTACCAGGACGAGCCATTGGGTACGGCCCATGCCATTCTGTGCGCCAAAGATGCCCTGAGAGGCAATGTGGTAGTGGCCTTCGCCGATACCCTGTTCAAAGCCGACTTTACCTTAGACACTTCTGCCGAAGGAACGATCTGGGTACAGAAAGTGGAAGATCCGCGTCCGTTTGGCGTAGTGAAACTGAACGAGCAGGGTCAGATCACCGAGTTTGTGGAGAAACCGCAGGATTTCGTGTCTGACCTGGCCATTATTGGTATCTATTACTTCAAAGACGGCGAGTACCTGCGCGATGAGCTGCAGTACCTGCTGGACCATGACATTAAAGACAAAGGCGAGTACCAGCTGACCAACGCCCTGGAGAACATGAAGAGCAAAGGTTCTGTGTTTATCCCGGGCCCTATCTCTGAGTGGCTGGACTGCGGAAACAAAGACGCCACCGTGTTTACCAACCAGCGGTATTTGGAATACATCCAGGATGAGGAAGGCTTGGTGTCTAAGTCAGCAAAGATCACCAACTCCGTAGTGATCCCTCCGGTTTATATTGGTGAAAACGTGGTATTGCACAATTCTGTGGTAGGTCCGCACGTTTCCATAGGTAACAACACGCAGGTGAACGGATCAGTGGTGAGCAACAGCATTGTGCAGGAGAACAGTAAAATTAATCATGCGCATATCGCTAACTCAATGCTGGGGAATTTCGTTGTATATGAGGGGATTCCAACTGACTTAAGCCTAGGCGATTACAACGTCTTGCGTGGCTAG
- the dut gene encoding dUTP diphosphatase: MNTTLPVKVINSGKHALPAYGTQHSAGLDLRANIEAPVTLKPLQRVLIPTGLSIELPEGHEAQIRPRSGLAYKHGISIVNSPGTIDADYRGEIKVLLVNLSDTDFVVEDGERIAQMVVARYERIAWETADELTETERGAGGYGSTGKH, encoded by the coding sequence ATGAACACCACCTTACCAGTAAAAGTCATCAACAGCGGCAAGCACGCGTTGCCTGCTTACGGGACACAACACTCGGCCGGGTTAGACCTGCGGGCCAACATTGAGGCGCCGGTCACGTTAAAACCCTTGCAGCGCGTACTTATTCCTACGGGACTCAGCATTGAACTGCCAGAAGGACATGAGGCGCAGATAAGGCCCCGCAGCGGCCTGGCCTACAAGCACGGCATTTCCATTGTCAACAGCCCCGGCACCATAGACGCAGATTACCGCGGCGAGATCAAGGTGCTGTTGGTAAACCTCTCAGACACTGATTTTGTGGTGGAAGACGGGGAACGGATTGCCCAGATGGTAGTGGCGCGGTATGAACGCATAGCCTGGGAGACGGCGGATGAGTTAACAGAGACTGAGCGCGGCGCCGGCGGTTACGGTAGTACCGGAAAACACTAG
- a CDS encoding lipopolysaccharide biosynthesis protein: protein MSIAKKLVGQTAAYGLSSIIGRALNYLLVPLYTGVFAPEEYGVVTKLYAIVAFLNIVYTYGMETAFFRFANKPGVDRQALYHKVQTLIITSSLVLTAAFVLYASPIAAALGYTGKEKYIIWLAITMAVDAISAIPFARLRLENKAARFAIIRLTNIFLVIGGNLFFLLFCRQVYEGKYLQELRPLITTIYDPELGVGYIFLVNMVANLLFIPMLWREFSDFKFKLDLKEMWPMLVYAFPILVMGIAGATNEMLSRLMLEDWLPPNFYPGVSNEKALGIFGANYKLAIMMSLMIQAFRYSAEPFFFSQAQEKNSPATFAMVMRWFVIVCALAYLGISANLDIFQYFLGQKAYRTGMEVVPVLLLAYLFNGVYYNLTVWFKLTDRTHYGTYITIFGAIVTVVANFLLIPVLGYMGSAIAAFLCYFTMSVVCYVIGQKYFPVPYPLMAIFGYLGLATGLIWLANVVEIDNFWLGNAYHIGLCLVFLAVVWVVEKPKVRGINA, encoded by the coding sequence ATGAGTATTGCGAAAAAGCTGGTAGGGCAAACGGCGGCGTATGGCTTGAGCAGTATTATAGGCCGGGCGCTCAATTACCTTCTGGTGCCCCTCTACACCGGCGTCTTCGCGCCCGAGGAGTACGGGGTAGTTACTAAGCTCTACGCCATTGTCGCGTTCCTGAACATTGTGTACACCTATGGCATGGAGACCGCCTTTTTCCGGTTTGCCAATAAGCCGGGCGTGGACCGGCAGGCGCTATACCACAAGGTGCAAACGCTTATTATTACCTCCAGCCTTGTCTTGACAGCCGCCTTTGTGCTGTACGCTTCCCCTATTGCAGCGGCCCTGGGCTACACGGGGAAGGAGAAATACATTATCTGGCTGGCTATTACCATGGCCGTAGATGCCATCTCGGCTATTCCGTTTGCACGCCTGCGGCTGGAGAACAAGGCAGCCCGGTTTGCCATCATCCGGCTTACCAATATCTTTCTGGTGATAGGCGGCAACCTGTTTTTTCTGCTCTTCTGCCGACAAGTGTACGAGGGTAAATACCTGCAGGAGCTAAGACCGCTAATAACGACCATCTATGACCCTGAATTGGGGGTAGGGTATATCTTCCTGGTAAACATGGTGGCCAATCTTTTGTTTATTCCCATGCTCTGGCGCGAGTTCTCAGACTTTAAGTTCAAGCTGGATCTGAAGGAGATGTGGCCTATGCTGGTGTATGCGTTCCCTATCCTGGTGATGGGCATTGCCGGGGCTACCAATGAAATGCTGTCCAGGTTAATGCTGGAAGACTGGCTGCCCCCTAATTTCTACCCCGGGGTAAGCAACGAGAAGGCCTTGGGTATTTTTGGGGCCAACTACAAGCTGGCCATCATGATGAGTCTGATGATTCAGGCGTTCCGCTATTCGGCGGAGCCGTTCTTCTTCTCACAGGCCCAGGAAAAGAACTCGCCGGCCACCTTTGCCATGGTCATGCGCTGGTTTGTGATTGTCTGCGCCCTGGCGTATTTGGGCATCAGCGCCAACCTTGATATTTTTCAGTATTTCCTGGGGCAGAAGGCGTACCGCACGGGCATGGAAGTAGTACCGGTTCTGTTGCTGGCCTATCTGTTCAATGGCGTGTACTATAACCTCACGGTCTGGTTCAAGCTAACAGACAGGACCCATTACGGTACCTACATCACCATCTTTGGGGCCATTGTCACGGTTGTGGCCAACTTTCTGCTTATTCCGGTGTTGGGGTATATGGGAAGTGCCATTGCGGCGTTTCTCTGCTACTTTACCATGTCGGTGGTGTGTTACGTGATAGGGCAGAAGTATTTTCCAGTGCCATATCCGCTTATGGCTATCTTTGGCTACCTGGGGCTGGCCACCGGGCTTATCTGGCTGGCTAACGTAGTAGAGATTGATAATTTCTGGCTGGGCAACGCTTACCACATTGGGCTTTGCCTGGTATTTTTGGCCGTGGTCTGGGTAGTGGAAAAGCCGAAGGTCAGGGGAATAAATGCATAA